The following coding sequences are from one Gossypium raimondii isolate GPD5lz chromosome 4, ASM2569854v1, whole genome shotgun sequence window:
- the LOC105766716 gene encoding G-type lectin S-receptor-like serine/threonine-protein kinase SD1-13 isoform X4, producing MKNCSCVAYAYDAGIGCMLWSGDLIDVQKFSNRGVDLYIRLPSSELDKGNSEIIVITTVISGMIVIIIIFALFLLRRMGQQRGVESLKSGSIDERGDKETPKPSFGPHKLREGKRINHYRENKLSGFHDQCFSEYDQRENIRYGDSQPSSGFLDTQHFAQPNMTRTSKPTC from the exons ATGAAGAATTGTTCGTGCGTGGCTTACGCGTATGATGCTGGCATTGGTTGCATGTTATGGAGTGGAGATTTGATTGATGTCCAGAAATTCTCTAATCGGGGAGTCGATCTTTACATTCGTCTGCCATCTTCGGAACTTG ATAAAGGGAATAGTGAGATAATTGTTATTACAACAGTAATTTCAGGCATGATCgtgattataataatttttgcaCTCTTCTTATTGCGTAGAATGGGTCAACAAAGAG GTGTTGAGTCTTTGAAGTCTGGGTCTATTGATGAAAGAGGCGACAAGGAG ACGCCAAAGCCATCGTTTGGACCCCACAAGTTGAGGGAAG GGAAGAGAATTAACCATTACAGAGAAAACAAATTATCTGGTTTTCATGATCAATGCTTTTCAG AATACGATCAAAGGGAAAACATCAGATATGGTGATTCCCAGCCAAGCAGTGGCTTCTTAGACACCCAACATTTTGCACAACCAAACATGACCAGAACTTCTAAACCTACATGTTGA
- the LOC105766716 gene encoding G-type lectin S-receptor-like serine/threonine-protein kinase SD1-13 isoform X2: MKNCSCVAYAYDAGIGCMLWSGDLIDVQKFSNRGVDLYIRLPSSELDKGNSEIIVITTVISGMIVIIIIFALFLLRRMGQQRGVESLKSGSIDERGDKETPKPSFGPHKLREGLPLILILRNRLKYALTYIEVIAILMQRHVMVDRKVRTDKTYPAGFMGKRINHYRENKLSGFHDQCFSGFTLNEQETSQQFIGIEQSKFRIK, encoded by the exons ATGAAGAATTGTTCGTGCGTGGCTTACGCGTATGATGCTGGCATTGGTTGCATGTTATGGAGTGGAGATTTGATTGATGTCCAGAAATTCTCTAATCGGGGAGTCGATCTTTACATTCGTCTGCCATCTTCGGAACTTG ATAAAGGGAATAGTGAGATAATTGTTATTACAACAGTAATTTCAGGCATGATCgtgattataataatttttgcaCTCTTCTTATTGCGTAGAATGGGTCAACAAAGAG GTGTTGAGTCTTTGAAGTCTGGGTCTATTGATGAAAGAGGCGACAAGGAG ACGCCAAAGCCATCGTTTGGACCCCACAAGTTGAGGGAAGGTTTGCCACTTATTCTCATTCTGCGAAACAGACTGAAGTATGCTTTGACATACATAGAAGTGATTGCTATTCTTATGCAAAGGCATGTTATGGTAGATAGGAAGGTTAGGACTGATAAGACCTACCCTGCAGGTTTTATGG GGAAGAGAATTAACCATTACAGAGAAAACAAATTATCTGGTTTTCATGATCAATGCTTTTCAG GATTCACACTCAATGAGCAAGAAACATCTCAGCAATTCATTGGGATCGAGCAGTCAAAATTCAGAATCAAGTGA
- the LOC105766716 gene encoding G-type lectin S-receptor-like serine/threonine-protein kinase SD1-13 isoform X1, which produces MKNCSCVAYAYDAGIGCMLWSGDLIDVQKFSNRGVDLYIRLPSSELDKGNSEIIVITTVISGMIVIIIIFALFLLRRMGQQRGVESLKSGSIDERGDKETPKPSFGPHKLREGLPLILILRNRLKYALTYIEVIAILMQRHVMVDRKVRTDKTYPAGFMGKRINHYRENKLSGFHDQCFSEYDQRENIRYGDSQPSSGFLDTQHFAQPNMTRTSKPTC; this is translated from the exons ATGAAGAATTGTTCGTGCGTGGCTTACGCGTATGATGCTGGCATTGGTTGCATGTTATGGAGTGGAGATTTGATTGATGTCCAGAAATTCTCTAATCGGGGAGTCGATCTTTACATTCGTCTGCCATCTTCGGAACTTG ATAAAGGGAATAGTGAGATAATTGTTATTACAACAGTAATTTCAGGCATGATCgtgattataataatttttgcaCTCTTCTTATTGCGTAGAATGGGTCAACAAAGAG GTGTTGAGTCTTTGAAGTCTGGGTCTATTGATGAAAGAGGCGACAAGGAG ACGCCAAAGCCATCGTTTGGACCCCACAAGTTGAGGGAAGGTTTGCCACTTATTCTCATTCTGCGAAACAGACTGAAGTATGCTTTGACATACATAGAAGTGATTGCTATTCTTATGCAAAGGCATGTTATGGTAGATAGGAAGGTTAGGACTGATAAGACCTACCCTGCAGGTTTTATGG GGAAGAGAATTAACCATTACAGAGAAAACAAATTATCTGGTTTTCATGATCAATGCTTTTCAG AATACGATCAAAGGGAAAACATCAGATATGGTGATTCCCAGCCAAGCAGTGGCTTCTTAGACACCCAACATTTTGCACAACCAAACATGACCAGAACTTCTAAACCTACATGTTGA
- the LOC105766716 gene encoding G-type lectin S-receptor-like serine/threonine-protein kinase SD1-13 isoform X5 produces the protein MKNCSCVAYAYDAGIGCMLWSGDLIDVQKFSNRGVDLYIRLPSSELDKGNSEIIVITTVISGMIVIIIIFALFLLRRMGQQRGVESLKSGSIDERGDKETPKPSFGPHKLREGKRINHYRENKLSGFHDQCFSGFTLNEQETSQQFIGIEQSKFRIK, from the exons ATGAAGAATTGTTCGTGCGTGGCTTACGCGTATGATGCTGGCATTGGTTGCATGTTATGGAGTGGAGATTTGATTGATGTCCAGAAATTCTCTAATCGGGGAGTCGATCTTTACATTCGTCTGCCATCTTCGGAACTTG ATAAAGGGAATAGTGAGATAATTGTTATTACAACAGTAATTTCAGGCATGATCgtgattataataatttttgcaCTCTTCTTATTGCGTAGAATGGGTCAACAAAGAG GTGTTGAGTCTTTGAAGTCTGGGTCTATTGATGAAAGAGGCGACAAGGAG ACGCCAAAGCCATCGTTTGGACCCCACAAGTTGAGGGAAG GGAAGAGAATTAACCATTACAGAGAAAACAAATTATCTGGTTTTCATGATCAATGCTTTTCAG GATTCACACTCAATGAGCAAGAAACATCTCAGCAATTCATTGGGATCGAGCAGTCAAAATTCAGAATCAAGTGA
- the LOC105766716 gene encoding uncharacterized protein LOC105766716 isoform X3: MLWSGDLIDVQKFSNRGVDLYIRLPSSELDKGNSEIIVITTVISGMIVIIIIFALFLLRRMGQQRGVESLKSGSIDERGDKETPKPSFGPHKLREGLPLILILRNRLKYALTYIEVIAILMQRHVMVDRKVRTDKTYPAGFMGKRINHYRENKLSGFHDQCFSEYDQRENIRYGDSQPSSGFLDTQHFAQPNMTRTSKPTC, translated from the exons ATGTTATGGAGTGGAGATTTGATTGATGTCCAGAAATTCTCTAATCGGGGAGTCGATCTTTACATTCGTCTGCCATCTTCGGAACTTG ATAAAGGGAATAGTGAGATAATTGTTATTACAACAGTAATTTCAGGCATGATCgtgattataataatttttgcaCTCTTCTTATTGCGTAGAATGGGTCAACAAAGAG GTGTTGAGTCTTTGAAGTCTGGGTCTATTGATGAAAGAGGCGACAAGGAG ACGCCAAAGCCATCGTTTGGACCCCACAAGTTGAGGGAAGGTTTGCCACTTATTCTCATTCTGCGAAACAGACTGAAGTATGCTTTGACATACATAGAAGTGATTGCTATTCTTATGCAAAGGCATGTTATGGTAGATAGGAAGGTTAGGACTGATAAGACCTACCCTGCAGGTTTTATGG GGAAGAGAATTAACCATTACAGAGAAAACAAATTATCTGGTTTTCATGATCAATGCTTTTCAG AATACGATCAAAGGGAAAACATCAGATATGGTGATTCCCAGCCAAGCAGTGGCTTCTTAGACACCCAACATTTTGCACAACCAAACATGACCAGAACTTCTAAACCTACATGTTGA